A window of the Fulvia fulva chromosome 11, complete sequence genome harbors these coding sequences:
- a CDS encoding Ubiquitin carboxyl-terminal hydrolase 2, giving the protein MPAVGSGPGKTAPKLLQDFLLFDPTKGEDKFHYLLDLSRQVGYGPQKEPVIGSCKHEYRTKIDQSVLPPLDLRPDGGTEYKSAVVCKKCRIHADVHVAFAHAPNPCPNSEHPLHHFQRTPGDDLVARDRIVYGWQCSSQSCGAQLRVVYKVPRISPQERDLLTNTEHLKRRYEAVLAKTPGREGITQATPSDALHRLRRYIGDSLNPENTRRELRAHNKKFQEAFGLYGQEGLELLQNLGFVFTPESDENEATWQLPNPTPVKDRLRADGSSQRELLEDWEAELLALLFEQSSTTGATNPAAAAGWPSADRDMERVLAVQGCESMLLPKQTHRPKLLTAPDTRHAAARRTAVSNDQVPYFSSLGALPDFADSIIEWAYERQSLCDPAEKAYYFECLQVISESRSSETLQTKVAIMQSQGEVSRRDLSAAYRQLGVAIHEAEQADDERIMNLFQVRQTCSGPAVQEDNRQALYKIGMHRGSQMLINASRQSIDTYKDALTWLGHGANASTEDDALIAIAGAKVSITPAAAASHSMTDALQMGDSKADEELARKAISVIAQERKSDRLNQWLLTGQTGGYEMSPDEALRILGQDVNFATVDKAMLPTIYFTAREDRPGEQTEKAIAVLEKATEADAGGAWSADNSPVGLISHGNTCYLNSILQYYFSIKPLRDVVLNYDEYKLNTEKIPEKVEHVGQRAISLVEIKGGQRFAEDLRELFKRMISSPERAVRPETDLVCRAFLPPQEFATIGDKGTESTQKSANELVNAMDEKISDEPAAATPEVIQARHQSAASSVTLQGDKPPTPPASPISKPTTEQETSEAPPPLPPRRLSSSKQDALHKAEENARQQQDVTEVHDNIMWRLRAGMKPEGMDSEKEQDDPLRDLFKIKVLDTTVANGQDISTKEQNDSWLRTNVAHEETDIYSALDEVFDLQPITNEKAENTKDRYYSLQSLPPLMQISIPRNDWNKQRGCSEKIDKQVVLHDEIYFDRYTSSDPQIMERRRLCWEWRRRLQTLKKERRAILQTETEIDGLKTVQETASYLRELSALESELHDVDMRRVIVDSDLIDAVESTAGELAQQLEQMDQETKELENKLKGQFDGFKDIKYQLAAAFVHRGNHAGGHYWICIRDFESGKWRKYNDETVEEFGDINDILAPTQWMQGTPTFAMYVLNNKGKDYLQPVCREVQREVVSVAQQSAFDWSDGDAPMHEAPNGIAIDPKLTIKESDASWDPEREVPAEKW; this is encoded by the exons ATGCCCGCTGTAGGCAGCGGTCCTGGCAAGACTGCACCGAAACTACTTCAGGACTTCCTCCTCTTCGACCCAACGAAAGGCGAAGATAAATTCCACTACCTCCTCGACCTCAGCCGGCAGGTAGGATATGGGCCACAGAAAGAGCCTGTCATCGGCAGCTGCAAACATGAGTACCGTACAAAGATCGATCAAAGCGTGCTGCCGCCGCTGGACCTGAGACCTGATGGTGGAACGGAGTACAAGAGCGCGGTAGTATGCAAGAAATGCAGGATACATGCAGACGTCCATGTTGCATTCGCGCACGCACCGAATCCTTGTCCAAATTCCGAGCACCCTCTTCACCACTTTCAGCGGACGCCTGGAGATGATCTGGTGGCGCGAGACCGTATCGTGTATGGCTGGCAATGTAGTTCTCAGTCGTGTGGCGCGCAGCTACGCGTGGTCTACAAGGTGCCAAGGATTAGTCCTCAAGAACGGGACCTACTCACCAACACCGAGCATTTGAAGAGGCGGTACGAGGCCGTACTAGCGAAGACTCCGGGCAGAGAGGGCATAAC GCAGGCAACACCAAGCGACGCCTTGCATCGACTGAGACGGTACATCGGAGATTCTCTCAACCCTGAAAACACCAGGAGGGAGTTGAGAGCACACAACAAGAAGTTTCAGGAGGCTTTCGGCCTGTACGGGCAGGAAGGACTTGAGCTTCTGCAGAATTTGGGCTTCGTATTCACA CCCGAAAGCGACGAAAACGAAGCAACATGGCAGTTACCCAACCCCACTCCAGTAAAGGACCGCCTACGTGCAGATGGCTCAAGCCAGCGCGAGCTCCTCGAAGACTGGGAGGCTGAGCTCCTGGCCCTCTTGTTCGAGCAGTCATCAACGACTGGCGCAACCAACCCAGCAGCGGCGGCAGGATGGCCATCAGCAGACAGGGACATGGAGCGTGTTCTTGCAGTGCAAGGTTGTGAGTCTATGTTGTTGCCCAAACAAACACACAGGCCTAAATTGCTGACTGCTCCAGATACGCGACACGCTGCCGCGAGGCGCACTGCAGTATCAAACGACCAGGTTCC ATACTTCTCGTCTCTTGGCGCATTGCCTGATTTCGCGGACTCAATTATTGAATGGGCGTACGAACGACAGTCTCTATGCGATCCAGCTGAAAAAGCATACTACTTTGAATGTTTGCAGGTCATCTCTGAAAGTCGCAGCAGCGAAACGCTCCAGACCAAGGTCGCCATTATGCAATCGCAAGGTGAAGTCAGCCGTCGCGACCTCTCTGCCGCTTACAGACAGCTGGGCGTTGCCATACATGAGGCGGAACAGGCTGACGACGAGCGCATCATGAACTTGTTTCAAGTGCGGCAAACATGTTCTGGACCAGCCGTCCAAGAAGACAACCGGCAGGCGCTCTACAAGATCGGCATGCACAGAGGCAGCCAGATGCTCATCAATGCTTCGCGCCAGTCAATAGACACATACAAGGATGCTCTTACCTGGCTTGGCCACGGCGCGAATGCATCCACGGAAGACGATGCGCTGATAGCGATTGCCGGCGCAAAGGTGAGCATTACTCCGGCGGCCGCCGCTTCCCACAGCATGACTGACGCTTTGCAGATGGGTGATAGCAAGGCCGACGAGGAGCTGGCTCGAAAAGCCATTTCTGTGATTGCACAAGAACGCAAGTCTGATCGACTCAACCAGTGGCTCCTCACTGGACAGACGGGCGGTTACGAGATGAGTCCAGATGAAGCACTCCGCATCCTGG GCCAGGATGTCAACTTCGCTACTGTCGATAAGGCGATGCTGCCAACTATTTACTTCACCGCGCGTGAAGACAGACCAGGTGAACAGACCGAAAAAGCCATTGCAGTATTGGAGAAAGCGACTGAAGCAGACGCCGGCGGTGCGTGGTCGGCAGACAACTCTCCAGTCGGCCTAATCAGCCACGGCAACACATGCTATCTCAACAGCATCTTACAGTACTATTTCAGCATCAAGCCACTCCGCGACGTTGTCCTGAACTACGATGAGTACAAGCTCAACACGGAGAAAATTCCCGAAAAAGTCGAACACGTTGGGCAACGAGCGATATCTCTGGTGGAAATCAAAGGTGGCCAGCGCTTTGCGGAAGACTTGCGAGAGCTGTTCAAGAGGATGATCAGCAGCCCAGAACGAGCTGTTCGTCCGGAGACAGACCTCGTTTGCCGCGCTTTCCTACCACCGCAGGAGTTCGCCACGATTGGAGACAAAGGAACGGAAAGCACACAGAAGTCAGCCAACGAGCTTGTCAACGCCATGGACGAGAAGATCTCTGATGAACCAGCTGCTGCTACACCCGAGGTTATCCAGGCAAGACACCAGTCTGCCGCGAGCAGTGTTACTCTGCAAGGTGATAAGCCGCCTACGCCGCCTGCGTCGCCTATTTCGAAACCAACTACCGAACAGGAAACATCGGAAGCCCCTCCACCACTACCGCCTCGAAGATTGTCCTCGAGCAAGCAAGACGCGTTGCACAAAGCCGAGGAGAACGCTCGGCAGCAGCAAGACGTTACAGAAGTTCACGACAACATCATGTGGCGCCTAAGAGCTGGTATGAAGCCTGAAGGCATGGACAGTGAGAAAGAACAGGACGATCCGCTGCGGGACCTGTTCAAGATCAAGGTACTGGACACGACTGTGGCGAATGGTCAGGATATCTCCACAAAAGAGCAGAACGACTCTTGGTTGCGCACGAATGTCGCTCACGAAGAGACGGACATCTACTCCGCTCTGGATGAGGTATTTGATCTGCAGCCTATCACCAATGAGAAGGCTGAGAACACCAAGGACAG ATATTACAGTCTTCAGTCATTGCCGCCTCTGATGCAGATTAGCATTCCACGCAATGATTGGAACAAGCAGCGCGGATGTTCCGAGAAGATCGACAAGCAAGTCGTGCTCCACGATGAGATCTACTTTGACCGATACACCAGCAGTGACCCGCAGATCATGGAGCGGCGAAGATTGTGCTGGGAATGGCGACGCCGATTGCAGACACTGAAGAAGGAACGCAG GGCTATTCTTCAGACCGAAACCGAAATCGACGGTCTCAAGACCGTACAAGAGACCGCCAGCTATCTCCGAGAACTCTCCGCTCTCGAGAGCGAGCTGCATGATGTTGATATGAGGCGCGTCATCGTTGACTCGGACCTTATTGACGCCGTCGAGAGCACTGCAGGTGAGCTCGCTCAGCAACTCGAGCAAATGGACCAAGAAACAAAAGAGCTGGAGAACAAGCTGAAGGGCCAATTCGATGGATTCAAGGATATCAAATATCAGCTCGCCGCCGCGTTCGTCCACCGAGGCAACCACGCTGGGGGCCACTACTGGATATGCATACGCGACTTCGAGAGCGGAAAGTGGCGCAAGTACAACGACGAGACGGTGGAAGAATTTGGCGACATAAACGACATTCTCGCACCTACGCAGTGGATGCAAGGCACACCCACATTCGCCATGTATGTGCTCAACAACAAGGGCAAGGACTATTTGCAGCCTGTGTGTCGTGAGGTGCAGCGCGAAGTGGTATCGGTGGCTCAGCAGTCTGCATTTGACTGGAGCGACGGTGACGCGCCAATGCACGAAGCGCCGAATGGCATCGCTATTGATCCAAAGTTGACGATCAAAGAGAGCGATGCAAGCTGGGATCCAGAGAGGGAGGTCCCTGCTGAGAAGTGGTAG